AGCAAGGAAGGTGGTCAGAGTAGTGGAAAACATCTTGACTGAAGAGTTGTTGGGTTTCTTTCCGAGAGGgactgtgtgtgtgtgtatatgtgtgtgtatgtgaaGTGGGCGGGCTGATGAGCAGCTTGTCGTTGATCCGAGGCAGATAGTCGTCAAAGGACGGGAAGGGTGGGCTTGCGAAGGAGTGAAGCTATTGGACTTGAGTAGTTCAAACAAAAGGAGCGATGCCTGATCTGCGAGCTTTCGGGGCCGGCCGAGGGAGTGACTGAGGaatagagagaaagagggagtGTGGTAgggatggtgatgatgatcAGGACAGGACCATCCCAGACAGCGACGAAGCTGGGGGGGTTATATACGAAATGTCATCCCTACGGGAGATGAGACGAAAGAAAACGGTTAAACATCAGCCGAAAAGATGAGATGTCACTCACACGTGCTGCTGCCCAGTCTGTGCCTTTGCCCTTCGCACCCTTCGGTCCATCTACGGAGGCCCACGTAGCGGGCGCTCTGTCCCCACAGACGCCGCAATCCTCGACAACGACACTGCGTTGGGCATGTATCCTTCGGTTCTGGAAAGGGGCGAAACAGGGACCGAAGGCGTGTGTGGCCTTGGAGAGTATCCGCAGGTACGGAGATACAGAGGTAGGTACACTACATGGTGTACTCTATACACCACGTGAGTCGAGTAAGAGTGTGCCTTACAACTCGATTTGATGTGAGGCCGAGACCcgcaggaggaggacaagTGTTGGCGAGCCGGGTCTTGCTGGACAAATCAAGTGCTGCCATGAAATCTGACAGACAAGGTCGTGGAACATCTGGGAGCAGGTTCCGCAAGTTCCCCCCCTCACTCCGGGCTGCGGTGTTACGGTCAGAAACAAAGTGACAAGCTTAACTTTCCCAGTAGCCCTAACAGGACAAGAAAAGTGAGATGGAAAAAACATGGCGCTAGCCATGGAAGATGCATCGAGATTGGGAGGTTTGCGGGTTCGAACCAACCCAAACCGTCAGACCGTCAAGCCAACGTCAGGAAAAAGGAACCAGCAGCAAGCATGGCTGCGGCCCAACAGGGAAAGGAGGCAAAGGGAGAAAACGGGGCATGCCGCGGAGTTGAAAATCGCTCATGGGTCGCCATGGCCATGGGTTGCCGAATAGGGTTTGATGACAGGAACGGCCCAGGAACCAAACGTTCTTTTGGCTCGTGTCAAAAGTCAGGAACCGGGACTCAAGGGGCCCAGGCCGAAGTGTGTCAAGGCTCTTCAAGGTAccagaagaaagaaaggggaCCAAGGGGTCGGGACATCGGCAGGGCGGCAGCGCAGCCTGCCACACGGCCCATGGGCGGCACGGGAATTACTGGCGCTGTTCCTCATTCGTAGTCTCGGCGGGGGGGCTTATGGAGGACTCAAGAGAGGGGCGGCCAAGGAGCCAAGGGCTAAGATGACCTTGGGCTGACGGGAGATGCAGGTACAACGTAACGTTCGGGGAATCTGAGCCTGGgtgtgcgtgtgtatgtACTGTATCTACTGTGGTACACAACCGCCAGAcagggaaagaaagaaaaaaccaAGACTGGTCAAGACGTTTCGAGGGAACCCGGACGCCACCACCCACGTAGGCACACTGTTCCAGCCCTTGTGCTTGACTCGGCATGGAGGCGCAAAACGGGGCATCCGCAAGGGCCGGAGGGGCTCGGCCGTCCGTCTCTGACCAGTCGGAAGATGGGGATTCGAGCCCAGGACTCAAGCCACGAGTCTACGACATGCGTAGCGCTGCAGCGATCGACAGGGCGGTTGTGTGTCGGTGCTAGTTTTTCACAAATTGGTCCCACAAGGCTCCAGTCCCGCAAGCATGTTGCCAGCTTTTTTTTGTTTCGGCTTTTTGCCTGTATTGCGGAGCAGTTCGTCCCTCTTCCAAGTATGACACCCGTCGaatggggaggaggagggggggggggagggtggtaACGGTGTCTGTCTCCAGTAAACTCTCCAAGTTGCACTGCGGCTTATAGGTTACATGTTGATAGAATTGGAACTGTCGGCGGGCGTGTCCGCTTTGCCAACTGTGCCAACTCCCTCGAAGTctcgcccctcccccctctttGCCCCGGGGCAAACATCCCGACGGCTTCGTGACGGTCAGTTGGCGTCATGCCCGGCATGTTGGAAGGAGGGGTAAGACTCTAGACGCGTTCTGGCCAGAAGTGCTTGCAGGATGCTTGCAGGTGCTTGTTTGTACCCATCTAGCGGAGCCGCTGTTGAGTGCCAATCAGACGTCTCTTTTTGTGAGCAGAACAATGGGAAAATGATAGGCGCTACTTTTAGGTAGTGAGTGAAAAATCCTCCCGCGCCGTGGCTCACCgtgacgggcggcggcggcggcggaggcggcggaggcggaggcgaaGAACCGGCATGCCACCACCATCCGCAGCATCCTTTGGAGACTTTCTTTCTTGACAATGGTTTGTAACAAATGCAGCAATTTTTTTTAAATTTTTTTTgaccttcttttcttttcttttcttctcaaCGCCCCGAAAAGGTCCGAAAGAAGATCTTCGTTCGAGCGATTTTTTCTTTACCATGCCGGTCGGTCGGTACCTTTGCCCAATTGCGGCGACATGCCGAGGCCCGACAAGATGGTCGAGGCCGTTGACAACCCATGACTCACATCGAAATCACTATGCATCCGCGGACAATCCCCCGCTGCCGACCTTGTGCCTCGACAACCAACTACACGTCACAATGGAAGAGGCTTACGCTTACATAGTCATCATTTGTCAAGCCCCTCCCTCGGCCTGACTGTTCTTCCCTTGAGCCGATGAGGgagggcggggggggggggactcaAGCCTGACTCATCAGTGCTTCTCAACATTCCAATGCTGAACTCTTGGTACTGTTGAGTGACGCAACCCAAGTTCGAGGGCGACTTGCTTCAAAACCAAGATGGCCGGCAGAAGCGAGGCACTCAGCATCAAGTGGGCTCACCGTCAAGTGGACAGAGACGGCAATTATTTCAGACTGTCATTGGCCAACGTCCATTCTCCTTTCCAGAGTGTACGTTGTCAACACGTCACGTTACGATGCGTTTGATTGTATTACAATAGCAGGCACAAGGGTGGACCTCCATTCGACAAGCTCAGACGTTTGAAGCATTTCTCTAATCCTCCATTGGGACCAGCAGGTCCTTGAATGCATCTGCAATGCGGTTACCTCACCATGCGAAGAGAGCGGGCAATACGGCTTTCATAGTGAATCGTAAGGATGGCAAGACTAGGCACTTTCCTGACAGCTGTGATAACTTGTCAGTGGGCTGGTAGTGTTAGTTTCCAGAAAGCCTCGGATCTTTAGTGCAGGTGTTAGTGTTCTCGGCTCAATTTCGTAGTTTGTAAGTCGGCTTGGATAAGTCCGCAGATGCGTTTTCTCATGTCGTTGATTCCGCCATTCCCTATCGAAATGACTGGGACGCTTACGCACCTTGTGCATCGTACGCTTTTAGCCCTGGGCGAGAGCCTAAATGCCGGGCTTGCTTGATGGCAGTCTCCTTCGCGTCACCATGCTTTGTTCTACATCATCCAGGAAGATGACAGGGCCACTTCCCAGGGCTAAGGGTTTGCGGTAGCTCCACCGAGCTCCATCGAGGACTCAAAGCTAGATCGGTCAAAGGAGGCTAGGAAGCTAATCAGTTACGGGTATTAGAGGCAAAGAGAAGGGTacttgacgacgtcgccaTATTGTGAGAAACCGAGCACTCACGTATGACTTGTTACAAACAACGCCCCATGTCAGAAAAACATCTACTGATCTGATTCCTTCTCCCCaaacttttttttctctgtCGAAATTCCGTCACAGTGTCATGGACTCCTGTCCGTTTTTCCTTTCCAGGAGTCTTGGGTCACCGGGTGGGCTTTCTTGAACTGCAGGCTGTGGATCTGTTGGCCGTGTCTGTTGAGCTCTTGTTGAGTACGACTGCTCAAGAGATGCTCGTGTCATGGGCTTCCTCCGAAACAACCAGCTTAACGTCTTCTATCATAAGTTGTGCTATCTCGCCAGCTTCGCCAGCTACCAAGATCATCCGCAAAGCCTACGACGGTTCTCTGTCGCTTCCTATCCAGTCAGCTGTTTTTCTCCCTTTGTCTTCACTGACTTGGATGATCCAAATCGCACCTGACAGTGTGCACCTGACAGAGTACACCAAATTTTGGGAAATCACCGAAGACAGCCACGTCGGTCAACCTTCGTCAAACCCGTGTAGAACTTAGATGCCCCTTGTAATTCTGCTCTCGTGGACCAAAAGAACCACCATAGACCGCGCCTAACATACGCAAGCCTCGGATTCTAAGGGTCTCAAGGCCTCAAGGCGACAAAATCCCAAAAATCTCAAGCTGGACGTCGTCCTGCTCCTTGGGGATTCCGGAATGCCAGACGCTATGCGCAGTATCCAAGACCAGAAGCCTGGGGCAGGTCATCGGCAAAATCGGATCCCCGAAACACCGTCATCGGGCCGCGCTTCCAGGGATATACAAACTAAAGTCTATGCATAAACCAAAGCCTGTTGGTTTTATGGCTCCCGTGGCCGGTCGAAAGGAGCCCATCGACTGAAGCAACCGGATGGACCCCACATTAGGTACCATAAGATTTCTCCTGTCCACCAATAACGAATTGCGGGTTCCCAAGCTTGCCAACGGCCGTCTCAGGATGTGGGAAATGCGCTGTCGGCGTCGGAGTCCGTCTCGTAAGGACTTGGGCGAGCAGCTACAAACGTGTTGCTATGGATTCCGTCTTATTAAGCGGCGAGTAACAGACTCCGTGGCCGTCAATTTGCCCTTCGAGACGTCAGTCAACTACGATGATTGGTTCAGATCGGCCAACCGGACTGTAACAAGACCTTTTGATCCGACAAACCCATTGTCAACTGCTTGTACGTCTACTCTGACCTTGCTATAAAACGACACGCTATATAACTGCACCTTGTCCCAATCAATATGCATACACCTCAGCATATTTTTCTAGATACTCTTAACTGGATGCTGGCTGCTACTCGTCGTCTTTATTAAGGTTGACCATCCAGAACGTCAACGTTTGCAATATCAACCGTGTCCTCGCCTCTATAAGCTAGCCAGCAAGTCCACATCCCACAGTCACCAAAGACTTCGATGATACGGGCGAACACGTGGTAAAGCCTTCACCACAATGCTCACCTCAAATTTCACTCAGCGCGAGGGGTTGGTTGTTGAAAACATCAAAGTGTCGGGAAAGGTTCTGGGAACCCGAAACCCCGTCATAGACTCTCTGCCAGCTCGACAAGGCAAATAGGTCACCAAGTCCCTTCACCAAGTGCGTTCGACACGACCAAGCATTCTGTGGTGGCTGATGGCCGTCCCCGCGTTCATCATATCAGTATACGGCGCCGCATTTTTCACCGGCCTCACGCCGGGCGACCCCCAAATCAAGGCCAGGATCATCTCATCTTTTGGCGGCGTAGTCCACATAGGGGGTTCTCTCGTCGCGATGGGTCTCGGTCCCTTCCAattccttcccccccttcggcAGCAGTACCCCGCGGTCCACCGATGGACGGGTTGGGTTTACGTCCTCGCCGTGATAGTTGGAGGCGTTGCCGCCTTCTATGTCACGCTCAACAGCGAAGCATTGCCGTGGGGGAAAGTTGGGTTTGCGCTGCTTGCCCTCGGGTGGCTCGAGACTGCCCGGCAAAGCATTGTGGCCATCTGGCGGGACGGGGACATCAAGGGCCATCAAGCGTGGATGACGAGAAACTTTTCTCTGACCTATGCCGCCGTGATGCTGCGCTGGCAGCTGCCGTTGATGATCGCCATGGGCATGGAAGTAAAGT
This genomic interval from Colletotrichum higginsianum IMI 349063 chromosome 9, whole genome shotgun sequence contains the following:
- a CDS encoding Membrane protein, which codes for MLTSNFTQREGLVVENIKVTKSLHQVRSTRPSILWWLMAVPAFIISVYGAAFFTGLTPGDPQIKARIISSFGGVVHIGGSLVAMGLGPFQFLPPLRQQYPAVHRWTGWVYVLAVIVGGVAAFYVTLNSEALPWGKVGFALLALGWLETARQSIVAIWRDGDIKGHQAWMTRNFSLTYAAVMLRWQLPLMIAMGMEVKFALSITGYASWIPNLLYVDYFVLNWGRK